A part of Pongo pygmaeus isolate AG05252 chromosome 14, NHGRI_mPonPyg2-v2.0_pri, whole genome shotgun sequence genomic DNA contains:
- the RNF6 gene encoding E3 ubiquitin-protein ligase RNF6 isoform X1, with protein MNQSRSRSDGGSEETLSQDHNHHENERRWQQERLHREEAYYQFINELNDEDYRLMRDHNLLGTPGEITSEELQQRLDGVKEQLASQPDFRDGTNYRDSEVPRESSHEDSLLEWLNTFRRTGNATRSGQNGNQTWRAVSRTNPNSGEFRFSLEIHVNHENRGFEIHGEDYTDIPLSDSNRDHTANRQQRSTSPVARRTRSQTSVNFNGSSSNIPRTRLASRGQNPAEGSFSTLGRLRNGIGGAAGIPRANASRTNFSSHTNQSGGSELRQREGQRFGAAHVWENGARSNVTVRNTNQRLEPIRLRSTFSSRSRSPIQRQSGTVYHNSQRESRPVQQTTRRSVRRRGRTRVFLEQDRERERRGTAYTPFSNSRLVSRITVEEGEESSRSSTAVRRHPTITLDLQVRRIRPGENRDRDSIANRTRSRVGLAENTVTIESNSGGFRRTISRLERSGIRTYVSTITVPLRRISENELVEPSSVALRSILRQIMTGFGELSSLMEADSESELQRNGQHLPDMHSELSNLGTVNNRSQHREGSSQDRQAQGDSTEMHGENETTQPHTRNSDNRGGRQLRDSNNLVETGTLPILHLAHFFLLNESDDDDRIRGLTKEQIDNLSTRHYEHNSIDSELGKICSVCISDYVTGNKLRQLPCMHEFHIHCIDRWLSENCTCPICRQPVLGSNIANNG; from the exons ATGAATCAGTCTAGATCGAGATCAGATGGTGGCAGTGAAGAAACCTTATCTCAAGACCATAATCATCATGAAAATGAGAGAAGATGGCAGCAAGAGCGTCTCCACAGAGAAGAGGCCTATTATCAGTTTATTAATGAACTCAATGATGAAGATTATCGGCTTATGAGAGACCATAATCTTTTAGGCACCCCTG gAGAAATAACATCAGAAGAACTGCAACAGCGGTTAGATGGCGTCAAGGAACAACTAGCATCTCAGCCTGACTTCAGAGATGGAACGAATTACAGAG ACTCAGAAGTCCCTAGAGAAAGTTCACATGAAGATTCTCTTCTAGAATGGTTGAACACCTTTCGGCGCACAGGAAATGCAACTCGAAGTGGACAAAATGGGAACCAAACTTGGAGAGCTGTGAGTCGAACAAACCCGAACAGTGGAGAGTTTCGGTTTAGTTTGGAAATCCACGTAAATCATGAAAATAGAGGATTTGAAATTCATGGAGAAGATTATACAGACATTCCACTTTCAGATAGTAACAGAGATCATACTGCAAATAGGCAACAAAGGTCAACTAGTCCTGTGGCTAGGCGAACAAGAAGCCAAACCTCAGTGAATTTCAATGGTAGTAGTTCCAACATTCCAAGGACTAGGCTTGCTTCAAGGGGGCAAAATCCAGCTGAAGGATCTTTCTCAACATTGGGAAGGTTAAGAAATGGAATTGGGGGAGCAGCTGGCATTCCTCGAGCTAACGCTTCACGCACTAATTTCAGTAGTCACACAAACCAATCAGGTGGTAGTGAACTCAGGCAAAGGGAGGGGCAACGGTTTGGAGCAGCACATGTTTGGGAAAATGGGGCTAGAAGTAATGTTACAGTGAGGAATACAAACCAAAGATTAGAGCCAATAAGATTGCGATCTACTTTCAGTAGTCGAAGCCGTTCACCAATTCAGAGACAGAGTGGCACTGTTTATCATAATTCCCAAAGGGAAAGTAGACCAGTACAGCAAACCACTAGAAGATCTGTTAGGAGGAGAGGTAGAACTCGAGTCTTTTTAGAGCAAGATAGAGAACGAGAACGCAGAGGTACTGCATATACCCCATTCTCTAATTCAAGGCTTGTGTCAAGAATAACAgtagaagaaggagaagaatccAGCAGATCCTCAACTGCTGTACGACGACATCCAACAATCACACTGGACCTTCAAGTGAGAAGGATCCGTCCTGGAGAAAATAGAGATCGGGATAGTATTGCAAATAGAACTCGATCCAGAGTAGGGCTAGCAGAAAATACAGTCACTATTGAAAGCAATAGTGGGGGCTTTCGCCGAACCATTTCTCGTTTAGAGCGGTCAGGTATTCGAACCTATGTTAGTACCATAACAGTTCCTCTTCGTAGGATTTCTGAGAATGAGCTTGTTGAGCCATCATCAGTGGCTCTTCGGTCAATTTTAAGGCAGATCATGACTGGGTTTGGAGAACTGAGTTCTCTAATGGAGGCTGATTCTGAGTCAGAGCTTCAGAGAAATGGCCAGCATTTACCAGATATGCACTCAGAACTGAGTAACTTAGGTACAGTTAACAACAGGAGCCAGCACAGGGAAGGTTCCTCTCAAGACAGGCAGGCCCAAGGAGACAGCACTGAAATGCATGGTGAAAACGAGACCACCCAGCCTCATACTCGAAACAGTGACAATAGGGGTGGCAGGCAGTTGCGAGATTCAAACAATTTAGTTGAAACTGGAACACTACCTATTCTTCACCTTGCTCACTTTTTTTTGCTAAATGAAAGTGATGATGATGATCGAATACGTGGTTTAACCAAGGAGCAGATTGACAATCTTTCCACCCGGCACTATGAGCATAACAGTATTGATAGTGAACTAGGTAAAATCTGTAGTGTTTGTATCAGTGACTACGTAACTGGAAACAAGCTCAGGCAATTACCTTGCATGCATGAATTTCACATTCATTGTATTGACCGATGGCTCTCAGAGAATTGCACTTGTCCGATCTGTCGGCAGCCTGTTTTAGGGTCCAACATAGCAAACAATGGGTAA
- the RNF6 gene encoding E3 ubiquitin-protein ligase RNF6 isoform X2 yields the protein MNQSRSRSDGGSEETLSQDHNHHENERRWQQERLHREEAYYQFINELNDEDYRLMRDHNLLGTPGEITSEELQQRLDGVKEQLASQPDFRDGTNYRDSEVPRESSHEDSLLEWLNTFRRTGNATRSGQNGNQTWRAACVKNNSRRRRRIQQILNCCTTTSNNHTGPSSEKDPSWRK from the exons ATGAATCAGTCTAGATCGAGATCAGATGGTGGCAGTGAAGAAACCTTATCTCAAGACCATAATCATCATGAAAATGAGAGAAGATGGCAGCAAGAGCGTCTCCACAGAGAAGAGGCCTATTATCAGTTTATTAATGAACTCAATGATGAAGATTATCGGCTTATGAGAGACCATAATCTTTTAGGCACCCCTG gAGAAATAACATCAGAAGAACTGCAACAGCGGTTAGATGGCGTCAAGGAACAACTAGCATCTCAGCCTGACTTCAGAGATGGAACGAATTACAGAG ACTCAGAAGTCCCTAGAGAAAGTTCACATGAAGATTCTCTTCTAGAATGGTTGAACACCTTTCGGCGCACAGGAAATGCAACTCGAAGTGGACAAAATGGGAACCAAACTTGGAGAGCT GCTTGTGTCAAGAATAACAgtagaagaaggagaagaatccAGCAGATCCTCAACTGCTGTACGACGACATCCAACAATCACACTGGACCTTCAAGTGAGAAGGATCCGTCCTGGAGAAAATAG